One Paraburkholderia kururiensis DNA window includes the following coding sequences:
- a CDS encoding LutC/YkgG family protein, whose protein sequence is MDTSVARRNILARIRAAQGRDAEPTAPEREAAADYVARHPPGPRPPLPADLKTCFIEAAGRMATTVDEVDTLAEVPAAVRGYLDANGLPLTGVAWATLTELAWADAGLTIEFRKPVDTDLVGMTGCFCAVAETGTLVLLSGPETWASGALLPETHVAIVPASRIVAGQEDAFALIRAERGELPRAVNFVSGPSRTGDIEQTIVLGAHGPYRVHVVIVRGA, encoded by the coding sequence ATGGACACATCCGTTGCCCGCCGCAACATCCTCGCGCGCATTCGCGCCGCACAGGGGCGCGACGCCGAACCCACCGCGCCGGAGCGCGAAGCGGCCGCCGATTACGTCGCGCGTCACCCGCCAGGCCCGCGTCCACCGTTGCCCGCCGATCTGAAGACCTGCTTCATCGAGGCCGCCGGCAGAATGGCGACCACGGTGGACGAAGTGGACACGCTCGCCGAGGTGCCCGCCGCCGTTCGCGGCTACCTGGACGCGAACGGCCTGCCGCTCACCGGCGTGGCGTGGGCGACGCTCACTGAGCTGGCCTGGGCCGATGCGGGGCTCACCATCGAATTCCGCAAGCCCGTCGACACCGACCTCGTCGGCATGACCGGTTGCTTTTGTGCGGTCGCGGAGACGGGCACGCTGGTGCTGCTCTCCGGACCCGAGACGTGGGCCTCCGGTGCGCTGCTGCCGGAAACGCACGTCGCCATCGTGCCGGCTTCGCGCATCGTGGCGGGACAGGAAGATGCGTTCGCACTCATTCGCGCCGAACGTGGCGAATTGCCTCGTGCCGTGAACTTCGTCTCGGGGCCGTCGCGCACCGGCGATATCGAACAGACCATCGTGCTGGGGGCGCACGGTCCTTATCGCGTGCATGTGGTCATCGTGCGTGGGGCGTGA
- a CDS encoding GNAT family N-acetyltransferase, translating into MTAVVRPATPADVGAIFALMYELAEYEKLTHLFVATEAGLDDALFGPRPASEALVADDDGRVVGYALFFQNFSTFLGRRGLYLEDLYVQPSQRGTGLGKAMLSRLAALARERQCGRFEWSVLDWNQPAIDFYEKLGATVLPDWRIVRMTGDAIDRLADAASPASAQPR; encoded by the coding sequence ATGACCGCTGTCGTTCGTCCCGCCACGCCGGCCGACGTCGGCGCGATCTTCGCGCTGATGTACGAACTGGCCGAATACGAAAAGCTCACGCACCTGTTCGTCGCGACCGAGGCGGGTCTCGACGATGCGCTGTTCGGACCGCGGCCAGCATCGGAAGCGCTGGTGGCCGACGACGACGGACGCGTGGTCGGCTACGCGCTCTTCTTCCAAAACTTCTCGACCTTTCTGGGCCGGCGCGGGCTGTATCTCGAAGATTTGTACGTGCAGCCGTCGCAGCGCGGCACGGGGCTCGGCAAGGCCATGCTGAGCCGCCTCGCGGCGCTGGCACGCGAGCGTCAATGCGGACGTTTCGAGTGGTCGGTGCTCGACTGGAATCAGCCGGCTATCGATTTCTACGAGAAGCTGGGGGCCACCGTGCTGCCCGACTGGCGCATCGTGCGCATGACGGGCGACGCCATCGACCGCCTCGCCGACGCGGCATCGCCCGCAAGCGCGCAGCCTCGCTAA
- the glp gene encoding gephyrin-like molybdotransferase Glp, which translates to MTTLNNLSRCVADYDPEALPVAAAQAIVRQWATPVTSAEHVPLRDALDRVLAADIVSPIDVPAHDNSAMDGYAFDSAALGTSTPNGDGPRTLELKIAGKALAGHPFDGKAARGTCVRIMTGAPMPAGCDTVVPQELTKVEGETVSFAADAVRPGANRRRAGEDLAAGQPALRAGRWMRAADIGLVASLGIAEVSVRRRLRVAFFSTGDELRSIGEPLATGCVYDSNRHTLFAMLRRLNVEAIDLGVVRDEPGALEATIRSAAANADVVLSSGGVSVGEADFTRKLLDTIGDVAFWNLAMRPGRPLAFGRIWSGARAGDGHPALFFGLPGNPVAVMVTFYQIVREALIAMTGASVDPVPLVGAACAVAIRKRPGRTEFQRGIARRDAHGQWHVTPTGSQSSAALSSMSEANCFIVLAHDAADLDAGDNVDIMLFDALV; encoded by the coding sequence GTTGCGTCGCCGACTACGATCCCGAGGCGCTGCCCGTCGCCGCTGCCCAGGCCATCGTGCGTCAGTGGGCCACGCCGGTCACGTCCGCTGAACACGTGCCGCTGCGCGATGCGCTGGACCGAGTGCTGGCCGCCGACATCGTCTCGCCCATCGACGTGCCCGCGCACGACAACTCCGCCATGGACGGCTACGCCTTCGACAGCGCCGCCCTCGGCACGAGCACCCCAAACGGCGACGGCCCGCGCACGCTTGAATTGAAGATCGCCGGCAAGGCACTTGCGGGACATCCGTTCGACGGCAAAGCCGCGCGGGGCACCTGCGTGCGCATCATGACCGGCGCGCCGATGCCCGCCGGGTGCGACACGGTCGTGCCGCAGGAACTCACGAAGGTGGAAGGCGAGACGGTGTCGTTCGCCGCGGACGCCGTTCGGCCCGGCGCCAACCGCCGCCGCGCCGGCGAAGATCTGGCGGCGGGGCAGCCGGCCCTGCGTGCGGGCCGCTGGATGCGCGCCGCCGACATCGGGCTCGTGGCTTCGCTCGGCATCGCGGAGGTATCGGTGCGCAGGCGACTGCGGGTGGCGTTCTTCTCGACCGGCGACGAGCTGCGCTCCATCGGCGAGCCGCTCGCAACCGGCTGCGTCTACGACAGCAACCGGCATACGCTCTTCGCGATGCTTCGCCGCCTGAACGTGGAAGCCATCGACCTCGGCGTCGTGCGCGACGAACCGGGCGCGCTCGAAGCCACGATTCGCAGCGCGGCCGCCAATGCCGACGTCGTGCTGAGTTCGGGTGGCGTGTCGGTGGGCGAAGCGGACTTCACGCGCAAACTGCTCGACACCATCGGCGACGTGGCGTTCTGGAATCTCGCCATGCGGCCCGGCCGTCCGCTCGCGTTCGGCCGCATCTGGTCCGGCGCACGTGCCGGGGACGGTCATCCCGCGCTGTTCTTCGGCTTGCCGGGCAACCCCGTCGCGGTGATGGTCACGTTCTATCAGATCGTGCGCGAGGCGCTGATCGCGATGACAGGCGCCTCGGTGGACCCGGTGCCGCTCGTCGGCGCCGCCTGCGCGGTCGCCATCCGCAAGCGGCCGGGCCGCACGGAATTCCAGCGCGGCATCGCACGACGCGACGCGCACGGTCAATGGCACGTCACGCCCACGGGCTCGCAAAGCTCGGCGGCGCTGAGTTCGATGAGCGAAGCCAACTGCTTCATCGTCCTTGCGCACGATGCTGCCGATCTCGACGCGGGCGACAACGTCGACATCATGCTGTTCGATGCGCTCGTCTGA
- a CDS encoding 2-hydroxyacid dehydrogenase: MQKILVARPIFPDVIERLKQHFDVEWNNGDVLSADELARRLADKDGALTAGDPIGAATLAAAPKLRVVSNMAVGYNNFDMAAFNAANVLGTNTPDVLNESTADFGWALMMAAARRMAESEHWLRAGHWQKWSYDGFLGVDLYGSTLGVIGMGRIGQALARRARGFNMRVVYHNRSRVAPQIEAELNATYLPKAELLREADHVVLVLPYTAENHHTIGAPELALMKPTATLTNIARGGIVDDAALAEALREKRIAAAGLDVFEGEPNLNPALLTVPNIVLTPHIASATERTRRAMANLAADNLIAGLGEGPRAGQPPNPINPEVIGRARS, encoded by the coding sequence ATGCAGAAGATTCTCGTGGCACGTCCCATCTTTCCGGACGTGATCGAGCGGTTGAAGCAGCACTTCGACGTGGAGTGGAACAACGGCGACGTGCTGAGCGCCGACGAACTTGCGCGGCGTCTCGCGGACAAGGACGGCGCGCTCACGGCGGGCGACCCCATCGGCGCGGCCACGCTCGCGGCGGCGCCGAAGCTGCGCGTCGTGTCCAACATGGCGGTGGGCTACAACAACTTCGACATGGCCGCGTTCAATGCGGCCAACGTGCTGGGTACCAACACGCCGGATGTTCTCAACGAATCCACGGCTGATTTCGGCTGGGCGCTCATGATGGCGGCCGCGCGGCGCATGGCGGAGTCGGAGCATTGGCTGCGCGCGGGCCACTGGCAGAAGTGGTCGTACGACGGCTTTCTCGGCGTCGATCTCTATGGCTCCACGCTCGGCGTGATCGGTATGGGGCGTATCGGCCAGGCGCTCGCGCGGCGCGCGCGCGGCTTCAACATGCGCGTCGTCTATCACAACCGTTCGCGTGTCGCGCCGCAGATCGAAGCCGAACTGAACGCCACGTACCTGCCGAAGGCGGAACTGCTGCGCGAGGCAGATCACGTCGTGCTGGTGCTGCCGTACACGGCGGAGAACCACCACACCATCGGCGCGCCGGAACTCGCGTTGATGAAGCCCACCGCCACGCTCACGAACATTGCGCGTGGCGGTATCGTCGATGACGCTGCGCTTGCCGAAGCGTTGCGGGAAAAGCGCATCGCCGCAGCCGGCCTCGACGTGTTCGAAGGCGAACCGAACCTCAACCCGGCGCTGCTTACGGTGCCCAACATCGTGCTCACGCCGCATATCGCGAGCGCGACGGAGCGCACGCGCCGTGCGATGGCCAATCTCGCCGCCGACAACCTGATTGCCGGTCTCGGCGAAGGGCCGCGCGCGGGGCAGCCGCCGAACCCCATCAACCCTGAAGTGATCGGAAGGGCACGCTCATGA
- a CDS encoding DNA recombination protein RmuC: protein MTAMLLMSIAVIVLAAALVIALVVAMRGRDGSAQAALDELADRLTAFNDAQMRTAERLERELRTDIAQTAQASRTELGSGLAQFQQTLATQLTSVATVQNNQIDGFAQQLVKLTETNAQQLEAVRQSLQQQALQARDEQGSTLKRFGDTLTLQLSQLTEANDRRFAEVRATIEQRLKDIEANNATKLEEMRRTVDEKLHATLEQRLGESFKLVSDRLEQVHRGLGEMQTLAAGVGDLKKVLTNVKTRGTWGEVQLEALLEQMLTPDQYAKNVATVPKSGERVEFAIRLPGRPDATGTVAPVWLPIDAKFPREDYERLIDAQERADVAAIDEAGRALEARVRGEARTIAEKYLAPPHTTDFALLFLPTEGLYAEILRRPGLTDLLQRDYRVTIAGPTTLTALLNSLQMGFRTLAIEKRSSEVWQVLGAVKTEFGKFGDVLAKTKSQLETVTRSIEAAEVRTRAMNRKLRDVEALPGEEASGVLGEALSGADADEP from the coding sequence ATGACGGCGATGCTGTTGATGTCGATTGCCGTGATCGTGCTGGCTGCGGCGCTCGTGATCGCGCTGGTGGTGGCGATGCGCGGGCGCGATGGCTCGGCGCAAGCGGCGCTCGACGAACTGGCCGACCGCCTCACGGCATTCAACGATGCGCAGATGCGTACCGCCGAGCGGCTCGAACGCGAGCTGCGCACGGACATCGCGCAGACGGCGCAGGCCTCTCGCACCGAACTGGGCAGCGGCCTCGCGCAATTCCAGCAGACGCTCGCGACGCAGCTCACGAGCGTCGCGACCGTGCAGAACAATCAGATCGACGGCTTCGCGCAACAGCTCGTCAAACTCACGGAGACCAACGCGCAGCAACTCGAAGCCGTGCGCCAGAGCCTGCAGCAGCAGGCGCTCCAGGCGCGCGACGAACAGGGCTCGACGCTCAAGCGCTTCGGCGACACGCTCACGCTGCAACTGTCGCAGCTGACCGAAGCGAACGACCGGCGTTTTGCCGAAGTGCGCGCCACGATCGAGCAGCGGCTCAAGGACATCGAGGCGAACAACGCGACGAAGCTCGAAGAGATGCGCCGCACCGTGGACGAGAAGCTGCATGCCACGCTCGAGCAGCGCCTCGGCGAATCGTTCAAGCTGGTGTCGGACCGGCTCGAGCAGGTGCATCGCGGGCTGGGCGAAATGCAGACGCTGGCCGCAGGCGTCGGCGACCTGAAGAAGGTGCTCACGAACGTGAAGACGCGCGGCACCTGGGGCGAAGTGCAGCTCGAAGCGCTGCTCGAACAGATGCTCACGCCGGACCAGTACGCGAAGAACGTCGCGACGGTGCCGAAGAGCGGCGAGCGCGTGGAGTTCGCAATTCGACTGCCGGGCCGTCCTGACGCGACGGGCACCGTGGCGCCGGTATGGTTGCCCATCGACGCAAAATTTCCGCGCGAAGACTACGAACGGCTGATCGACGCACAGGAACGCGCCGACGTGGCGGCCATAGACGAGGCGGGGCGTGCGCTCGAAGCGCGCGTGCGCGGCGAGGCGCGCACCATCGCCGAGAAATATCTGGCGCCCCCGCATACCACGGACTTCGCGCTGCTGTTCCTGCCCACCGAAGGGCTGTACGCGGAGATTCTGCGGCGCCCCGGTCTCACTGACCTGTTGCAGCGCGACTATCGCGTGACCATCGCGGGCCCCACCACGTTGACGGCGCTGCTGAACAGTCTGCAGATGGGCTTTCGCACGCTCGCCATCGAAAAGCGTTCGAGCGAGGTGTGGCAGGTGCTGGGCGCGGTGAAGACCGAGTTCGGCAAGTTCGGCGACGTGCTCGCGAAAACGAAGTCGCAGCTCGAAACGGTGACGCGCTCCATCGAGGCCGCCGAGGTACGTACGCGGGCGATGAACCGCAAGCTGCGCGACGTCGAAGCGCTGCCGGGCGAAGAGGCGAGCGGTGTGCTGGGCGAGGCGCTGTCAGGCGCGGATGCGGACGAGCCCTGA
- a CDS encoding sodium:proton antiporter, with amino-acid sequence MTRHAASAGVALVAAFATFALLAAWPAPAVAATLDAAALSASWTVPFAGMLLSIAILPIVAPAFWHHHFGKIAAAWAALFIVPFGATFGMGTAWRTLLHALMEEYVPFIVLLTALYTVAGGICVRGNLHGSARVNTAMLALGTALASITGTTGAAMLLIRPLLRANDNRRHVVHVVVFFIFLVANAGGSLSPLGDPPLFLGFLNGVGFFWTTQHLALPMLFVCGVLLALFYALDAYYWARREEQRPARLDPTPDTLSFGIDGKINLLLLAAVVALVLASGLWKPGVVFDVMGVHVALQNAVRDVALVAVTLISLAVTPRVARIGNGFNWAPIEEVAKLFAGIFVTIAPVILILRAGEGGAFGGIVHLVNDAAGQPRDAMYFWATGLLSSFLDNAPTYLVFFNLAGGDASSLTTTGATTLAAISAGAVFMGANSYIGNAPNFMVKAIAESRGIRMPSFFGYLLWSGAVLLPVFVVTTWIFF; translated from the coding sequence ATGACACGACACGCCGCGAGCGCAGGCGTGGCCCTCGTTGCCGCATTTGCCACGTTTGCCTTGTTGGCCGCGTGGCCCGCGCCCGCCGTTGCCGCGACGCTCGATGCGGCCGCCCTGTCGGCCTCATGGACAGTACCGTTCGCCGGCATGCTGCTCTCCATTGCCATCTTGCCGATTGTCGCGCCGGCCTTCTGGCATCACCACTTCGGCAAGATCGCGGCCGCGTGGGCTGCGCTCTTCATCGTGCCGTTCGGCGCGACGTTCGGCATGGGCACCGCATGGCGCACGCTGTTGCATGCGCTCATGGAGGAATACGTCCCGTTCATCGTGCTGCTGACGGCGCTCTATACCGTGGCCGGCGGCATCTGCGTGCGCGGCAATCTGCACGGCTCGGCGCGCGTCAATACGGCGATGCTTGCGCTCGGCACCGCGCTCGCCAGCATCACGGGGACCACAGGCGCGGCGATGCTGCTGATCCGGCCGCTCCTGCGCGCCAACGACAATCGTCGGCACGTCGTCCATGTCGTCGTGTTCTTCATCTTCCTCGTGGCGAATGCAGGAGGCTCGCTGTCGCCGCTCGGCGATCCGCCGCTCTTTCTCGGCTTCCTCAACGGTGTGGGCTTCTTCTGGACGACCCAGCACCTCGCGCTACCCATGCTGTTCGTTTGCGGCGTGCTGCTGGCGCTGTTCTACGCGCTCGATGCCTACTACTGGGCGCGCCGCGAGGAGCAGCGCCCGGCGAGGCTCGACCCGACGCCCGACACGCTGTCGTTCGGCATCGACGGCAAGATCAACCTGCTGCTGCTCGCGGCGGTGGTCGCGCTCGTGCTCGCGAGCGGTCTGTGGAAGCCCGGCGTGGTCTTCGACGTCATGGGCGTACACGTTGCCCTGCAAAACGCCGTGCGCGACGTGGCGCTGGTTGCGGTCACGCTGATCTCGCTCGCCGTGACGCCGCGCGTGGCGCGTATCGGCAACGGCTTCAACTGGGCGCCCATCGAGGAAGTCGCGAAGCTCTTTGCGGGCATCTTCGTGACCATTGCGCCCGTGATCCTGATCCTGCGCGCGGGCGAAGGCGGCGCCTTCGGCGGTATCGTGCATCTGGTCAACGACGCCGCCGGCCAGCCACGCGACGCCATGTACTTCTGGGCGACAGGACTCCTTTCGTCGTTCCTCGATAACGCACCCACGTACCTCGTGTTCTTCAACCTCGCGGGCGGCGACGCATCGTCTCTGACTACCACGGGCGCCACCACGCTCGCGGCGATTTCGGCCGGCGCGGTGTTCATGGGCGCGAACAGCTATATTGGCAACGCGCCGAATTTCATGGTGAAGGCCATCGCGGAGTCGCGCGGCATACGCATGCCCAGCTTCTTCGGCTACCTGCTGTGGTCGGGCGCCGTGCTGTTGCCGGTGTTCGTCGTGACGACGTGGATATTTTTCTGA